Proteins encoded in a region of the Frondihabitans sp. 762G35 genome:
- a CDS encoding gamma-glutamyl-gamma-aminobutyrate hydrolase family protein yields the protein MTSPSARPRLAVIEVTRFRPHAPSYHAYVDTLNARIAALAEVTGWESERFAAADLGEQELLRATDAADAVVLMGGEDLAPEWYGGDSGYQEEGRHYEEADSGQIAAVHRALRRGTPLLGVCRGHQLINVALGGTLLQHIPGETQHRNTGAPVEELMHAHSVDLGTTSRLAAVLGESIGVQSAHHQALGTVAEGLRVVGRASDGVVEAVEHDTAPITGVQWHPEDRKAPAGQLLRLLDHLGEQVRAA from the coding sequence ATGACCTCGCCCTCAGCCCGTCCTCGTCTGGCGGTGATCGAAGTGACCCGGTTCCGGCCGCACGCTCCCTCGTATCACGCCTACGTCGACACGTTGAACGCGCGCATCGCGGCCCTGGCCGAGGTGACCGGCTGGGAGTCGGAACGCTTCGCCGCCGCCGACCTCGGCGAGCAGGAGCTGCTGCGCGCCACGGATGCGGCCGACGCCGTCGTGCTGATGGGCGGCGAGGACCTCGCCCCCGAGTGGTACGGGGGCGACTCGGGCTACCAGGAGGAGGGGCGCCACTACGAGGAGGCCGATTCCGGCCAGATCGCGGCGGTCCATCGGGCCCTGCGTCGCGGCACCCCACTGCTCGGCGTGTGCCGCGGTCACCAGCTCATCAACGTCGCGCTCGGCGGGACGCTCCTCCAGCACATCCCGGGAGAGACCCAGCACCGGAACACGGGCGCACCGGTCGAGGAGCTCATGCACGCTCACTCCGTCGACCTCGGCACCACCAGCCGCCTGGCCGCCGTCCTCGGCGAGTCGATCGGGGTGCAGAGCGCCCACCACCAGGCCCTCGGTACGGTCGCCGAGGGGTTGAGGGTCGTCGGGCGCGCGAGCGACGGCGTCGTCGAGGCCGTCGAGCACGACACGGCCCCGATCACGGGCGTGCAGTGGCACCCGGAGGATCGCAAGGCTCCCGCCGGGCAGTTGCTCCGGCTGCTCGACCACCTCGGCGAGCAGGTCCGCGCGGCGTGA
- a CDS encoding pyridoxine/pyridoxamine 5'-phosphate oxidase, producing MTDDSTPGIRPLLRRAARPDQATSPSFDEDAAPADPLALAREWFERAVDGGVVQPQAMTLSTVDGESAQARTVLLKDLDDAFWFATSSLSPKGKQVAGHPAVALTFYWREQGRQIRVTGPAAPGPRDVSVADFTARHPDSRAVAIAMPQSDVIDSPQDARARLDAAKERIAADDDFAPDDWTAYRVAPTVVEFWQATTGRDQVRLRYDLEADGSWSKASLWP from the coding sequence ATGACTGACGACTCCACCCCGGGCATCCGGCCGCTGCTGCGCCGCGCGGCACGTCCCGATCAGGCCACCTCTCCCTCCTTCGACGAGGACGCGGCTCCGGCCGACCCGCTCGCCCTGGCGCGGGAGTGGTTCGAGCGGGCTGTCGACGGGGGAGTCGTCCAGCCTCAGGCGATGACGCTGTCGACTGTCGACGGGGAGTCGGCCCAGGCTCGCACGGTGCTGCTGAAGGACCTCGACGACGCGTTCTGGTTCGCCACGTCGTCGCTGAGCCCCAAGGGGAAGCAGGTGGCCGGGCATCCTGCGGTCGCCCTGACCTTCTACTGGCGGGAGCAGGGCCGTCAGATCCGTGTGACGGGCCCGGCGGCACCCGGCCCTCGCGATGTCAGCGTCGCCGACTTCACCGCTCGGCACCCGGACTCCCGCGCCGTCGCGATCGCGATGCCGCAGAGCGACGTCATCGACAGCCCGCAGGATGCCCGAGCCCGCCTCGACGCGGCCAAGGAGCGCATCGCGGCCGACGACGACTTCGCGCCCGACGACTGGACCGCCTACCGCGTCGCCCCGACCGTCGTGGAGTTCTGGCAGGCCACGACGGGCCGCGATCAGGTGCGGCTCCGCTACGACCTCGAGGCGGACGGATCCTGGTCGAAGGCGTCGCTCTGGCCGTAG
- a CDS encoding YnfA family protein yields MGILRIVIVFVLAAIAEIGGAWLIWQAVREGRAWWWAGLGVIALGLYGFVATLQPDANFGRVLAAYGGIFVAGALAWGVIVDRFRPDRWDLLGATVCLFGVAVIMFAPHARTDG; encoded by the coding sequence ATGGGCATCCTGCGCATCGTCATCGTCTTCGTCCTGGCCGCGATCGCCGAGATCGGCGGGGCCTGGCTGATCTGGCAGGCCGTCCGCGAGGGCCGGGCGTGGTGGTGGGCCGGCCTCGGCGTCATCGCGCTGGGGCTCTACGGCTTCGTGGCGACCCTGCAGCCCGACGCGAATTTCGGCCGGGTCCTCGCGGCGTACGGCGGGATCTTCGTGGCCGGGGCCCTCGCCTGGGGTGTGATCGTCGACCGGTTCCGACCCGACCGCTGGGACCTCCTCGGTGCCACCGTCTGCCTCTTCGGCGTCGCCGTGATCATGTTCGCGCCACACGCGCGAACCGACGGGTGA
- a CDS encoding EamA family transporter: MSVPRVPAPTLAVGAIVSVQFGSAFARTHFDEVGPVGAATLRLVFAALILLAVVRPRAWRWSRAQWLSTVLLGIALAGMNSLIYLALDRIPIGVAVTLEFTGPLVLALVQTRRWRDALWALVAFSGVVLLGVGSSGAVVLAGVVLALGAGLFWAGYILASSRVGRQIGGIDGLAVAIVIAAVLVAPFGGGRAAAALVSTPSLVIVFLIVAVLTSALPYALELVALRTLPTRVFGVLSSLGPAVAAIAGLIVLGQTLALREIAALVLVSVASVAVTLGRADRGRRAPLIEPV; the protein is encoded by the coding sequence GTGAGCGTGCCCCGCGTCCCCGCTCCCACCCTCGCGGTCGGCGCGATCGTCTCCGTCCAGTTCGGCAGCGCCTTCGCCAGGACGCACTTCGACGAGGTCGGGCCCGTCGGAGCGGCGACCCTCCGTCTCGTCTTCGCCGCCCTGATCCTGCTGGCCGTCGTCCGCCCTCGGGCGTGGCGCTGGTCGCGAGCGCAGTGGCTGTCCACGGTGCTCCTCGGCATCGCTCTGGCCGGGATGAACTCGCTCATCTACCTGGCCCTCGACCGGATCCCGATCGGCGTCGCCGTCACGCTGGAGTTCACCGGCCCGCTCGTCCTCGCGCTCGTGCAGACGCGGAGGTGGCGGGACGCGCTGTGGGCGCTCGTCGCGTTCTCCGGAGTCGTCCTCCTGGGAGTCGGCTCGAGCGGCGCCGTGGTGCTCGCCGGTGTCGTGCTGGCACTCGGCGCGGGTCTCTTCTGGGCCGGCTACATCCTCGCCAGCTCCCGGGTCGGCCGACAGATCGGCGGCATCGACGGTCTCGCGGTGGCGATCGTCATCGCGGCCGTCCTCGTCGCGCCCTTCGGCGGCGGACGAGCGGCGGCGGCGCTGGTGTCGACCCCGTCGCTCGTGATCGTCTTCCTGATCGTCGCCGTGCTGACGTCCGCCCTTCCGTACGCCCTGGAGCTCGTGGCGCTGCGGACCCTGCCGACGCGGGTCTTCGGCGTGCTGTCGAGCCTCGGCCCGGCGGTCGCCGCCATCGCGGGGCTGATCGTGCTCGGACAGACGCTCGCGCTCCGTGAGATCGCGGCGCTCGTCCTGGTGTCGGTGGCCAGCGTGGCGGTCACCCTCGGGCGGGCGGACCGGGGCCGCAGAGCGCCGCTGATCGAGCCCGTGTAA